Proteins from a single region of Stappia sp. ES.058:
- a CDS encoding MvdC/MvdD family ATP grasp protein yields the protein MSHGHAIIIASEDDLHARVVAWELSNRNVASTTINLEDLPASLALSHALGGGTDGGYHLSLPDGRSLTADQVSGIWWRRTHPFRVPDGVEDKDERRFCYRETQVLLDGWMHALGRKLVNPFAVEMICRNKPYQLMMAEQAGLKVPATLISNDPDEVRSFYEDHNGAVIFKTLSNNPGMETPFTRKLTPQGLSKLETLRCSPVQFQKKITGGSDIRITVVDERAFAAEIAVSAPQAAVDWRIDPNSRTLPHILPKDFEADLIAFHRKLGLRYGAYDFRTDAQGTYWFLEVNTGGQYLWLETEAGLPISAALADALIADPA from the coding sequence GTGAGCCACGGTCATGCGATTATCATCGCGTCGGAAGACGATCTGCATGCGCGTGTTGTTGCATGGGAGCTGTCCAACCGGAACGTCGCATCGACGACCATAAACCTTGAGGACCTGCCGGCGTCTCTTGCCCTGTCCCACGCCCTTGGTGGCGGGACGGACGGTGGATACCATCTGTCGCTTCCCGACGGGAGGAGCCTGACCGCAGACCAGGTTAGCGGTATATGGTGGCGCCGGACGCACCCTTTTCGTGTTCCCGACGGCGTCGAAGACAAGGATGAGCGACGGTTTTGCTACCGGGAGACCCAGGTTCTCCTGGACGGCTGGATGCACGCCCTCGGCCGCAAGCTCGTGAACCCTTTCGCGGTGGAGATGATTTGCCGCAACAAGCCGTATCAGCTGATGATGGCCGAACAGGCGGGGCTCAAGGTGCCTGCGACCCTGATTTCCAACGACCCGGACGAGGTGCGATCATTTTACGAAGATCACAATGGCGCGGTGATCTTCAAGACTCTGAGCAACAATCCGGGGATGGAAACGCCGTTTACCCGCAAGCTCACCCCACAAGGTCTTTCAAAGCTCGAAACGCTCAGGTGCAGTCCGGTTCAGTTTCAGAAAAAAATAACCGGCGGCAGCGATATCCGGATCACGGTGGTCGATGAGCGGGCATTCGCCGCCGAGATTGCCGTGAGCGCGCCGCAGGCGGCCGTGGACTGGCGTATCGACCCCAATTCGCGGACCCTCCCTCACATCCTGCCGAAGGATTTCGAGGCCGACTTGATCGCGTTTCATCGAAAACTCGGTCTGCGCTACGGTGCCTATGATTTCCGCACCGACGCGCAGGGGACCTACTGGTTCCTCGAGGTCAACACGGGCGGACAGTACCTGTGGCTTGAAACGGAGGCAGGCCTTCCGATCAGCGCTGCGCTGGCCGACGCGTTGATCGCGGACCCCGCGTAG
- a CDS encoding xanthine dehydrogenase family protein subunit M, producing the protein MYETNYHRATSVADAAAKLSGVEDAKVLAGGQTLLPTMKQRLAAPSDVIDVTHIDDMKGIAETGGGLRIGAATTHAEVAGSDIVKRMLPGLAALAGHIGDPHVRHMGTIGGSLANNDPAADYPSAALALGATIHTNNRQISAEDFFTGMFETALDEGEIVTAVEFPKASACAYSKYPNPASRYAMAGVFVAKTDGGVRVAVTGAGQGGVFRHAALEDALAQNFSPDAIAGVTTDPDLLLTDIHGSAEYRANLITVMAKRAVAACG; encoded by the coding sequence ATGTATGAAACAAATTATCACCGCGCGACAAGTGTCGCCGATGCCGCCGCCAAGCTGAGCGGCGTCGAGGACGCCAAGGTGCTGGCCGGCGGCCAGACCCTGCTTCCGACAATGAAACAGCGGCTTGCCGCGCCCTCCGACGTGATCGACGTGACCCACATCGACGACATGAAGGGCATCGCCGAGACCGGTGGCGGCCTGCGCATCGGGGCTGCGACCACTCATGCGGAGGTTGCCGGCTCCGATATCGTCAAACGCATGCTGCCGGGCCTTGCCGCCCTTGCCGGCCATATCGGAGATCCCCATGTGCGCCACATGGGCACGATCGGCGGGTCGCTCGCCAACAACGATCCGGCGGCGGACTATCCGTCCGCGGCGCTGGCGCTGGGCGCGACGATCCACACCAACAACCGGCAGATATCGGCCGAGGACTTCTTCACCGGCATGTTCGAGACCGCGCTGGACGAGGGCGAGATCGTGACGGCGGTGGAATTCCCCAAGGCTTCCGCCTGCGCCTATTCCAAATATCCGAACCCGGCCTCGCGCTATGCGATGGCCGGCGTCTTCGTTGCGAAGACCGATGGCGGAGTGCGGGTTGCCGTTACGGGCGCCGGGCAGGGCGGTGTGTTTCGTCATGCAGCCCTTGAGGATGCGTTGGCGCAGAATTTTTCACCGGACGCAATTGCGGGTGTGACCACCGATCCGGACCTTTTGCTGACCGACATTCACGGGTCGGCGGAGTATCGCGCCAACCTGATCACGGTGATGGCAAAACGCGCGGTCGCCGCCTGCGGCTGA
- a CDS encoding bacterioferritin-associated ferredoxin produces the protein MCSCNVLTDKELRRAARELQSGPNGVIATPGAVFRALGKRPRCGGCFSSIIPIIHEEAPEDRMVPGAKRESSDEG, from the coding sequence GTGTGTTCCTGCAATGTATTGACCGACAAGGAGTTGCGTCGCGCCGCGCGCGAGCTCCAAAGTGGTCCCAATGGTGTGATAGCCACGCCCGGCGCCGTGTTTCGCGCGCTTGGCAAACGCCCGCGCTGTGGCGGTTGCTTCAGTTCGATCATACCCATCATCCATGAGGAAGCGCCGGAGGACCGCATGGTTCCGGGCGCGAAGAGGGAGAGCTCCGATGAAGGGTGA
- a CDS encoding methyl-accepting chemotaxis protein, with protein MNLKIGHRLGALVLLFTLGVAALLAIQVSGYHTRLVEDRKAELTHIVQAATSMVAREYALAQSGDKTEEQAKLDAAEMLRALRYGGEEYFWVNDMQHIMLMHPFAPQLVGKNLETLKDKNGTQFFAEFVKLAKTEGSGLVEYYWPKPGSEEPVLKYSYIQGFEPWGWVIGTGVYVDDLDAIFYSELLRLSGIVLVILALCGGICMLLVRSITKPINALGARMRSLRDGNTESEVPGVERGDEIGDMAQALEAFREAAIEREELSANQSRTQATEIERQKRIDDMIGDFRVVIADLLNEAEQTNATFGSSAEMLSQSAAASAERTTSASNTSQNASENVQSVASAAEELAASISEISRQVGQTTQVVTDATVNAQDANAKVAGLANAANKIGEVVTLIQAIAEQTNLLALNATIEAARAGEAGKGFAVVAAEVKELATQTSKATEEIGAQIGAIQGSTGEAVDVIGIIARTMEDVNGYTAAIAAAVEQQGSATGEISRNVQHAAEGTRAVAVDLDGLLSTARQSTESANDVLEASRKVTHTSNRLKSEFEAFLDKVAAA; from the coding sequence ATGAACTTGAAAATCGGACACCGGCTCGGTGCACTTGTTCTGCTCTTCACTTTAGGCGTCGCCGCGCTTCTCGCTATCCAGGTGTCGGGCTACCACACCCGTCTCGTGGAAGACCGCAAGGCCGAACTCACCCATATCGTGCAAGCCGCCACCTCGATGGTCGCCCGCGAATACGCCCTTGCCCAGTCCGGCGACAAGACCGAGGAACAGGCCAAGCTGGACGCTGCTGAGATGCTGCGGGCGCTGCGCTATGGCGGCGAAGAGTATTTCTGGGTCAACGACATGCAGCACATCATGCTGATGCATCCGTTCGCGCCCCAATTGGTCGGCAAGAACCTCGAAACCCTCAAGGACAAGAACGGCACGCAGTTCTTTGCGGAATTCGTCAAGCTTGCCAAGACCGAAGGATCCGGTCTGGTCGAATATTACTGGCCGAAGCCGGGATCGGAAGAGCCGGTTCTCAAGTATTCCTACATCCAGGGATTCGAACCCTGGGGCTGGGTGATCGGGACGGGCGTCTATGTCGACGACCTGGACGCCATCTTCTATTCCGAGCTTCTGCGCCTGTCGGGAATCGTGTTGGTCATTCTCGCCCTGTGCGGCGGCATCTGCATGCTGCTGGTGCGCTCCATCACGAAACCGATCAATGCTCTTGGAGCCCGGATGCGGTCCCTGCGCGACGGCAACACCGAGAGCGAGGTTCCCGGCGTCGAGCGTGGCGACGAGATCGGCGACATGGCCCAGGCGCTGGAAGCTTTCCGCGAGGCCGCCATCGAGCGCGAGGAACTGAGCGCGAACCAGTCGCGCACCCAGGCGACCGAAATCGAGCGTCAGAAGCGCATCGATGACATGATCGGCGACTTCCGCGTCGTGATCGCGGATCTTCTCAACGAAGCGGAGCAGACAAACGCGACGTTCGGCAGCTCCGCCGAAATGCTCTCGCAATCCGCGGCAGCAAGCGCCGAACGCACCACGAGCGCCTCCAACACATCGCAAAACGCCTCCGAAAACGTCCAGTCAGTGGCAAGCGCGGCGGAAGAGCTCGCAGCCTCGATTTCCGAGATCTCGCGTCAGGTGGGACAGACCACCCAGGTCGTCACCGACGCCACCGTGAATGCACAGGATGCCAATGCCAAGGTGGCGGGTCTCGCCAATGCGGCAAACAAGATCGGCGAAGTCGTGACGCTCATCCAGGCGATCGCCGAGCAGACCAATCTTCTGGCGCTGAACGCCACCATCGAGGCGGCGCGCGCCGGCGAGGCCGGCAAGGGGTTCGCGGTCGTGGCCGCAGAGGTCAAGGAACTGGCCACCCAGACCTCCAAGGCGACCGAGGAGATCGGGGCCCAGATCGGTGCGATCCAGGGGTCGACCGGCGAAGCCGTCGACGTGATCGGCATTATCGCACGCACTATGGAGGACGTGAACGGCTATACGGCCGCCATCGCCGCAGCGGTCGAGCAACAGGGCTCGGCAACGGGAGAGATCTCGCGCAACGTGCAGCATGCGGCGGAAGGCACGCGTGCCGTTGCCGTCGACCTTGACGGGCTCCTGTCGACTGCACGGCAGTCGACAGAAAGCGCCAACGATGTCCTGGAGGCCTCGCGAAAGGTCACCCACACATCGAACCGGCTGAAGAGCGAGTTCGAGGCGTTTCTCGACAAGGTCGCGGCGGCCTGA
- a CDS encoding SDR family NAD(P)-dependent oxidoreductase — protein MTSPTDRKTLVLTGASRGIGHATVKRFSAEGWRVITCSRHAFSDKCPWPSGPEDHIQVDLSDPENLGVAVAEIQKRLVDGGSRLHALVNNAGTSPKEPDGSRMNSLSTPMHAWRTVFQVNFFAPILLARGLFKELSAAKGAVVNVTSIAGIRVHPFAGTAYATSKAALASLTREMAADFGPHGIRVNAISPGEIDTAILSPGTEDMIGDIALRRLGLPQEVAETIFFLCSSQSSYVTGAEVHVNGGQHV, from the coding sequence ATGACTTCGCCAACCGACCGCAAGACGCTCGTCCTCACCGGCGCGAGCCGGGGGATCGGTCACGCCACGGTGAAGCGCTTCTCCGCCGAGGGCTGGCGTGTCATCACCTGTTCCCGGCATGCGTTTTCCGACAAGTGTCCGTGGCCGTCGGGCCCGGAAGATCACATCCAGGTCGATCTGTCCGACCCTGAAAACCTGGGTGTGGCGGTGGCGGAAATCCAGAAACGACTGGTCGACGGCGGGTCGCGGTTGCATGCTCTGGTCAACAACGCCGGGACCAGCCCCAAGGAACCCGATGGCAGCCGGATGAATTCTCTCTCGACCCCGATGCACGCCTGGCGCACGGTGTTCCAGGTGAATTTCTTCGCCCCGATCCTGCTGGCGCGAGGGCTCTTCAAGGAGCTGTCGGCCGCGAAGGGCGCTGTCGTCAACGTAACCTCCATCGCCGGTATCCGCGTCCATCCCTTCGCCGGCACGGCCTATGCAACGTCCAAGGCCGCGCTCGCCAGCCTGACACGCGAAATGGCGGCCGACTTCGGGCCGCACGGCATCCGGGTCAATGCCATCTCGCCGGGCGAGATCGATACCGCGATCCTGTCGCCGGGAACCGAGGACATGATCGGCGACATTGCCCTGCGCCGGCTCGGCCTGCCGCAAGAAGTCGCCGAGACGATCTTCTTTCTCTGCTCCAGCCAGTCATCCTATGTCACGGGAGCGGAAGTGCATGTGAATGGCGGCCAGCACGTTTGA
- the bfr gene encoding bacterioferritin gives MKGDVKVIDYLNKALRHELTAVNQYWLHYRLVEDWGYARLAAKERAESIEEMQHADKLVERILFLEGFPNMQSLDPLRIGQSLKEVMEADLAGEYSARALYREAREICKTASDYVTLRLFEELLGDEEDHIDYLETQLQLIEQIGIERYGLLQAAPAGETA, from the coding sequence ATGAAGGGTGACGTCAAAGTCATCGACTATCTGAACAAGGCGCTGCGTCACGAACTGACGGCGGTCAATCAATACTGGTTGCATTACCGCCTCGTGGAGGACTGGGGCTATGCAAGGCTCGCCGCCAAGGAGCGCGCGGAATCCATCGAGGAGATGCAGCACGCCGACAAACTGGTGGAGCGGATCCTGTTCCTGGAGGGCTTTCCCAACATGCAAAGCCTCGATCCCTTGCGCATAGGCCAGTCGCTGAAGGAGGTGATGGAGGCCGATCTCGCCGGCGAGTATTCCGCTCGCGCGCTCTATCGCGAGGCCCGCGAGATCTGCAAGACGGCTTCCGACTATGTGACCCTGCGCCTGTTTGAGGAACTGCTCGGCGACGAGGAGGATCACATCGATTATCTGGAAACCCAGCTGCAACTGATCGAGCAGATCGGCATCGAGCGCTACGGCCTGCTGCAGGCGGCGCCCGCCGGAGAGACTGCCTGA
- a CDS encoding nucleoside recognition domain-containing protein, with product MPAYLHSLARRCLGTFFMLAKIMLPVMLLVRLGDLYGLTDALGRAIAPAMGLVDLPAEAGLIWAITLLTGLYGGVGAFVSLQSDMQLSVAQVSILASLMLFAHALPVEQAIVRRAGASLLATTALRLGVGFAYAAFAAWVCRTTGALSEVVMPDWLPTGVATANWSDWASATAQSLLSMLAIIVALFLLLDVLKALKVIAWLTRALNPGLRFLGLNPDLAPLTTIGLLLGLSYGGGLIIQETMVRTYDRRDLFLALSCLSLCHSVIEDTAIMLAVGADVWIVLVGRVAATVLVIAVLARLLRRNRAHVPAGT from the coding sequence ATGCCTGCCTACCTGCACTCCCTCGCCCGTCGCTGCCTTGGCACCTTCTTCATGCTGGCGAAGATCATGCTGCCGGTCATGCTGCTCGTGCGCCTTGGGGATCTCTACGGCCTGACCGACGCACTTGGTCGCGCGATTGCGCCCGCAATGGGCCTGGTCGACCTGCCGGCCGAGGCCGGACTGATCTGGGCAATCACCCTTCTCACCGGCCTTTATGGCGGGGTCGGCGCCTTCGTCTCGCTGCAATCCGACATGCAGCTCAGCGTCGCGCAGGTCAGCATCTTGGCCTCGCTGATGCTGTTTGCCCACGCCTTGCCGGTCGAACAGGCGATCGTGCGCCGCGCCGGTGCCAGCCTTCTCGCCACCACGGCGCTGCGGCTCGGGGTCGGCTTCGCCTATGCCGCCTTTGCCGCCTGGGTGTGCCGCACGACCGGCGCCCTGTCGGAGGTCGTGATGCCGGACTGGTTGCCCACGGGCGTTGCCACCGCAAACTGGAGCGACTGGGCAAGCGCCACCGCACAGTCGCTGCTAAGCATGCTGGCGATCATCGTCGCGCTGTTCCTGCTGCTCGATGTCCTGAAGGCGCTCAAGGTGATCGCCTGGCTGACCCGTGCACTCAACCCGGGCCTGCGGTTCCTCGGGCTCAATCCGGATCTGGCGCCGCTGACCACCATCGGCCTGCTGCTTGGCCTGTCCTATGGCGGCGGGTTGATCATTCAGGAAACCATGGTCCGCACCTACGACCGGCGCGACCTGTTTCTGGCGCTGAGCTGCCTGTCGCTCTGCCATTCGGTCATCGAGGACACGGCGATCATGCTGGCGGTGGGCGCGGACGTCTGGATCGTCCTCGTCGGCCGCGTCGCGGCGACCGTCCTTGTCATTGCGGTTCTGGCCCGCCTTTTGCGCCGCAACCGCGCCCATGTCCCCGCCGGAACCTGA
- a CDS encoding Lrp/AsnC family transcriptional regulator, translating to MIETDRIDTQLLSELRRDADIGNARLAERVGLSASACLRRVKRLKQAGLVRQVVALVDARAFGNDLSAIVTVSFLRHAPEYRAAFHRKLREEPAVSMAYSVSGDVSAVLQVDVADMAAFNALTGRLFDDDPNVAAFTTHFIMGTVKQEPLVPAMSRPQPVS from the coding sequence ATGATTGAAACAGACCGTATCGACACACAGCTCTTGAGCGAGTTGCGACGCGATGCCGACATCGGCAATGCGCGGCTGGCCGAGCGTGTCGGCCTTTCCGCGTCTGCCTGCCTGCGCCGTGTGAAGCGGCTGAAACAGGCCGGCCTCGTGCGCCAAGTCGTGGCGCTCGTCGACGCGCGCGCGTTCGGCAACGACCTTTCGGCGATCGTCACCGTATCCTTCCTGCGTCATGCGCCGGAGTATCGGGCGGCCTTCCACCGCAAGCTGCGCGAGGAGCCGGCCGTCTCGATGGCCTACAGCGTATCGGGGGACGTGAGTGCGGTGCTTCAGGTCGATGTCGCTGACATGGCTGCCTTCAACGCGCTGACCGGGCGCCTGTTCGATGACGATCCCAATGTCGCGGCCTTCACCACCCATTTCATCATGGGAACCGTGAAGCAGGAGCCGCTCGTTCCGGCGATGTCCAGGCCGCAGCCCGTATCCTGA
- a CDS encoding methyl-accepting chemotaxis protein: MALLSRLNLVSIVSLAAAVMIILALGTVGAVMNFVLSDRIQEEAVSRQNTSLRVAATEVERDMPGTEVTWAQDGNVSRVVMENIPDEITDHGMIDKIGRMTGETATVFKWDPETRDFWRKTTNIIKPDGSRAVGTKLGQTGAVYPVVTKGETFRGEAVILGTPYFTIYAPIYSPAGDITGILYAGVRKAQITALMDTVTVKLLIAFVPILLVAVAGMALLARRLLRPIPQIAAVARDLADGNLDAEIPFTGRSDEIGALAKAVAVFKQRAIEREDLTSERDASQNRTRARQARTDELISGFRGTVQHLIGAVGETAQGLDQTARELSASAQDSAARAGETADASSAATDSVQTVASAAEELSASIAEISRQVGQTTQVVSQATEGTHATNEKIAGLAQAASKIGEVVKLITDIAEQTNLLALNATIEAARAGEAGKGFAVVAAEVKELATQTSKATEEISAQIGAIQGSTGEAVSAIGEIAQIMQEVNGYTSSIASAVEQQGAATSDISRSVQQAAQGTGAVTSNMAQLATTVESTSAAADNVLSASGAMSQNTDALREEIDRFLNDVAAA; the protein is encoded by the coding sequence ATGGCCTTGCTTTCACGTCTCAATCTGGTTTCCATCGTCTCTCTTGCAGCTGCGGTCATGATCATTCTCGCACTTGGAACAGTCGGGGCGGTGATGAACTTCGTTCTTTCCGATCGCATTCAGGAGGAAGCCGTTTCCCGGCAGAACACCAGCCTGCGGGTCGCGGCAACCGAGGTCGAACGCGACATGCCGGGCACCGAGGTCACCTGGGCACAGGACGGAAACGTGTCACGCGTGGTGATGGAGAACATTCCCGACGAGATCACCGATCACGGCATGATCGACAAGATCGGACGAATGACCGGCGAGACCGCCACCGTCTTCAAGTGGGATCCCGAGACACGGGATTTCTGGCGCAAGACCACCAACATCATCAAGCCGGACGGCTCGCGAGCCGTCGGCACGAAGCTTGGCCAGACCGGCGCCGTCTACCCGGTCGTCACCAAGGGCGAGACCTTCCGCGGCGAGGCCGTGATCCTGGGAACGCCCTATTTCACCATCTATGCGCCGATCTATTCTCCCGCCGGCGACATCACCGGCATTCTCTACGCCGGTGTGCGCAAGGCCCAGATCACCGCCTTGATGGACACTGTCACCGTCAAGCTTCTGATCGCCTTTGTTCCGATCCTTCTGGTGGCGGTCGCCGGCATGGCGCTTCTGGCACGCCGCCTGCTGCGCCCGATCCCGCAGATCGCGGCCGTCGCCCGCGATCTCGCCGACGGCAATCTCGACGCGGAGATCCCCTTCACCGGGCGCAGCGACGAAATCGGAGCGCTTGCCAAGGCCGTCGCCGTTTTCAAGCAACGCGCGATCGAGCGGGAGGATCTGACTTCGGAACGCGACGCTTCGCAAAACCGGACCCGGGCCCGCCAGGCGCGGACCGACGAGCTGATTTCGGGTTTCCGGGGCACGGTTCAGCATCTGATCGGCGCGGTGGGGGAGACGGCGCAGGGTCTGGACCAGACGGCGCGCGAACTGAGCGCCTCGGCGCAGGACAGCGCGGCGCGGGCGGGTGAAACGGCCGATGCAAGCTCGGCGGCGACCGACAGCGTGCAGACGGTGGCGAGTGCGGCGGAGGAACTTTCCGCCTCCATCGCCGAGATCTCGCGCCAGGTCGGCCAGACCACCCAGGTCGTCTCCCAGGCGACGGAGGGGACGCATGCGACCAACGAGAAGATCGCGGGGCTCGCCCAGGCCGCCAGCAAGATCGGCGAGGTGGTCAAGCTGATCACCGACATCGCCGAACAGACCAACCTCTTGGCGCTGAACGCCACCATCGAGGCGGCGCGCGCCGGCGAGGCCGGCAAGGGCTTTGCGGTCGTGGCGGCCGAGGTGAAGGAACTGGCGACGCAGACCTCCAAGGCGACCGAGGAGATCAGCGCGCAGATCGGCGCGATCCAGGGCTCGACCGGCGAGGCCGTCTCGGCCATCGGCGAGATCGCCCAGATCATGCAGGAAGTGAACGGCTACACCTCCTCCATCGCCAGCGCGGTGGAGCAGCAGGGGGCGGCGACCAGCGACATCTCGCGCTCGGTGCAGCAGGCCGCACAGGGAACGGGCGCGGTGACGAGCAACATGGCGCAACTGGCGACGACGGTGGAAAGCACCAGCGCCGCCGCCGACAATGTGCTCTCCGCCTCCGGCGCCATGTCGCAGAACACCGATGCGCTGCGCGAGGAGATCGACCGCTTCCTCAACGACGTGGCCGCTGCCTGA
- a CDS encoding methyl-accepting chemotaxis protein encodes MPRLLGIIGNLGFAAKIGGGFAVVLLLTAIVGGVGALTIGSLTDQMKTSEVAAEVMDGLQDASASREAFLRTRDPKTAAKTMELVAALDGKLQSLRTSVAEHPDAAREVDAALQSVSVLETDFATVGNEIENQKQLLAELTASVTKLGSLANMINAEMQGERRDAKREAVRMSATRRKVDEIGQVVTSVRESALRVQYLFLLSTTSTASNVMDDTLSEAAILVSNARALTNSSVDGIDQDVIETLATEAGGLETALATLKETSSFSEVHQLRRDIKDALASITKLTSNVQISARIAAAQVQKTAQASSIEQIKVDLVSGYGGELAEQSIKVKASTLGLISGLGQATADQVQSELGELSRVASMINSAASKFPEVAKLVEQIQAEISSYRAAFDSMLASMESVQAMTSELGVVANEMQEQVSGAAARQAREAAASGTASFWTITVTLAIVAGLGVLVAVVLSLAITRPTRRLNAIMGQLAEGDTDVEINGTERGDEIGAMSRTLEVFRDNARERARMRAEQEREQEAATERQTRVDTLIADFRTQVQELLTSVGDTASGMEATARDLTRIAGESAGRAEDTSHASGTATQNVESVATAAEELAASIAEISRQVGQTTQVVGEATEGTRRTNEKVAGLAEAANKIGEVVTLIQAIAEQTNLLALNATIEAARAGEAGKGFAVVAAEVKELATQTSKATEEIGAQIGAIQGSTREAVEAIEAITATMQEVDNYTSAIAAAVEQQGAATNEISRNVQNAATGTTSVSANMGELSNAVAETNASADMVLVASSDVGDKTRDLRGQIDRFLNDVAAA; translated from the coding sequence ATGCCCCGGCTACTCGGAATTATTGGAAACCTTGGATTTGCTGCCAAGATCGGCGGCGGCTTCGCGGTTGTTTTGCTGCTCACGGCCATAGTCGGTGGCGTCGGCGCGCTTACGATCGGAAGCCTGACCGACCAGATGAAGACGTCCGAGGTTGCCGCGGAGGTAATGGACGGACTTCAGGATGCGTCGGCCTCGAGAGAGGCCTTTCTGCGGACGCGTGACCCGAAGACTGCGGCCAAGACTATGGAACTCGTTGCCGCACTGGATGGCAAGCTTCAAAGCTTGCGCACTTCCGTGGCCGAGCATCCCGATGCGGCCAGGGAGGTCGACGCTGCCCTGCAGTCCGTTTCGGTACTGGAGACAGACTTCGCAACGGTGGGCAACGAGATCGAGAACCAGAAGCAGTTGCTCGCTGAGCTCACCGCGTCGGTGACAAAGCTGGGCAGTCTGGCGAACATGATCAATGCCGAGATGCAGGGCGAGCGCCGCGACGCCAAGCGTGAGGCCGTGCGCATGTCCGCGACCCGGCGCAAGGTCGATGAAATCGGCCAGGTGGTAACCTCCGTGCGCGAATCCGCGCTGCGGGTTCAGTATCTCTTCCTGCTGTCGACAACGTCGACAGCGAGCAACGTGATGGACGATACGCTCTCCGAAGCGGCCATCCTCGTATCGAACGCTCGCGCCCTCACGAATTCCAGTGTCGACGGGATCGACCAGGACGTTATCGAGACACTGGCGACGGAAGCCGGCGGGCTGGAAACGGCGCTTGCGACACTCAAGGAAACAAGCTCCTTTTCCGAAGTCCATCAGCTTCGCCGCGATATCAAGGATGCGCTCGCCAGCATCACCAAGCTCACGTCCAACGTACAGATCTCGGCACGCATTGCCGCCGCACAGGTGCAAAAGACCGCACAGGCCAGTTCCATCGAGCAGATCAAGGTCGATCTGGTCTCCGGTTATGGCGGAGAGCTTGCCGAACAGTCGATCAAGGTCAAGGCGTCAACGCTGGGACTGATTTCGGGCCTCGGACAGGCAACGGCAGACCAGGTCCAGAGCGAACTCGGCGAACTGTCGCGGGTCGCAAGCATGATCAATTCCGCGGCCTCCAAGTTTCCGGAAGTCGCGAAACTGGTCGAGCAGATCCAGGCAGAGATCTCATCCTATCGCGCGGCCTTCGATTCCATGCTCGCAAGCATGGAATCGGTTCAGGCGATGACAAGCGAGCTTGGCGTCGTCGCAAACGAGATGCAAGAGCAGGTCTCGGGCGCCGCGGCCCGCCAGGCCCGGGAGGCAGCCGCCTCCGGCACGGCGAGCTTCTGGACCATCACCGTCACTCTTGCAATCGTTGCCGGCCTCGGTGTGCTGGTCGCTGTCGTCCTGTCGCTCGCCATCACCCGACCGACCCGTCGCCTGAACGCGATCATGGGTCAGTTGGCCGAGGGCGATACCGATGTGGAGATCAATGGAACAGAGCGTGGCGACGAGATCGGCGCCATGAGCCGCACTCTGGAGGTGTTCCGCGACAATGCCCGCGAACGCGCCCGCATGAGGGCGGAACAGGAACGCGAACAGGAAGCCGCGACCGAGCGCCAGACGCGCGTCGACACGCTGATCGCGGATTTCCGGACCCAGGTGCAGGAGCTTCTTACCTCCGTCGGCGACACGGCCTCGGGCATGGAAGCCACGGCCCGCGACCTGACGCGAATCGCAGGTGAAAGTGCCGGGCGCGCCGAAGACACCAGTCACGCCAGCGGCACCGCAACGCAGAATGTGGAAAGCGTGGCGACAGCGGCGGAAGAGCTTGCCGCCTCCATCGCGGAGATCTCGCGTCAGGTCGGCCAGACGACGCAGGTCGTCGGTGAAGCCACCGAAGGCACAAGGCGCACCAATGAAAAGGTCGCGGGTCTTGCCGAGGCCGCCAACAAGATCGGCGAAGTCGTGACGCTGATCCAGGCGATCGCCGAGCAGACCAATCTTCTGGCGCTGAACGCCACCATCGAGGCTGCGCGCGCCGGCGAGGCCGGCAAGGGCTTCGCCGTCGTGGCGGCGGAAGTCAAGGAACTGGCCACCCAGACCTCCAAGGCGACCGAGGAGATCGGGGCCCAGATCGGTGCGATCCAGGGGTCGACCAGGGAGGCTGTGGAGGCGATCGAAGCCATCACGGCAACCATGCAGGAGGTCGACAATTACACCTCCGCCATTGCCGCTGCGGTGGAACAGCAAGGTGCCGCGACCAACGAGATCTCGCGCAATGTCCAGAATGCGGCCACCGGCACCACATCGGTCTCCGCCAACATGGGCGAATTGTCGAACGCGGTGGCTGAAACCAACGCCTCGGCGGACATGGTGCTGGTCGCCTCCAGCGACGTCGGCGACAAGACCCGCGACCTGCGCGGACAGATCGACCGCTTCCTGAACGATGTCGCGGCGGCCTGA